A part of Thermoflexus hugenholtzii JAD2 genomic DNA contains:
- a CDS encoding RrF2 family transcriptional regulator: MEISRRADYAMRVILDLAMLPPGMRARARDIARRQAIPYAFLQKIIRDLCAAGFVEASRGRRGGVRLARPAESITLLEVLEAMEGPIRLNRCSREPHLCPRYSFCAIHPIWAQAQAYLERLLGSTTFAQVAERGRQIRAAQARNGASAPAVPALRSPIPTP; this comes from the coding sequence ATGGAGATCAGTCGGCGGGCGGATTACGCGATGCGGGTGATCCTGGATCTGGCGATGTTGCCGCCGGGGATGCGGGCCCGGGCCCGGGACATCGCGCGGCGGCAGGCCATCCCATACGCCTTTTTGCAGAAGATCATCCGGGATCTGTGCGCGGCGGGGTTTGTGGAGGCCAGCCGGGGGCGTCGAGGAGGGGTCCGCCTGGCGCGTCCGGCCGAGTCCATCACGCTGTTGGAGGTCCTCGAGGCCATGGAAGGCCCCATCCGCCTCAACCGCTGCTCCCGGGAGCCCCATCTCTGCCCGCGCTACAGCTTTTGCGCCATCCATCCGATCTGGGCCCAGGCGCAGGCGTATCTGGAGCGCCTTCTGGGCTCCACCACTTTCGCTCAGGTGGCGGAGCGCGGGCGTCAGATCCGGGCGGCCCAGGCCCGCAATGGGGCCAGCGCTCCGGCGGTGCCGGCGCTCCGGTCGCCGATCCCCACCCCGTGA
- a CDS encoding cytochrome c oxidase subunit II — MIHDPFERVAVFGAGLLMTAFFVAIVVGAFGLGIRVPTCVTDIPPFDQPAVQEVAPGRYVVNVVAQMWAFNPREIRVPAGSLVTFNLVSKDVQHGFQILNTNVNLMAVPGVVNRAQVRFDQPGEYLIVCHEYCGTGHHAMFAKVIVEPRTAEGPSLPTPRAMASALACWAR, encoded by the coding sequence ATGATCCACGATCCCTTTGAACGTGTAGCGGTTTTCGGCGCTGGGCTTTTGATGACCGCTTTCTTCGTCGCCATCGTCGTTGGTGCCTTCGGCCTGGGGATCCGCGTGCCCACTTGCGTGACCGACATCCCCCCCTTCGATCAGCCCGCTGTCCAGGAGGTAGCCCCCGGCCGGTATGTGGTGAACGTCGTCGCCCAGATGTGGGCCTTCAACCCTCGTGAGATCCGCGTCCCCGCCGGCTCCCTCGTGACCTTCAACCTCGTCAGCAAGGACGTGCAGCACGGCTTCCAGATCCTCAACACCAACGTGAACTTGATGGCCGTGCCCGGCGTGGTGAACCGGGCGCAGGTCCGCTTCGACCAGCCCGGCGAGTATCTGATCGTCTGCCACGAGTATTGCGGGACGGGTCACCACGCCATGTTTGCCAAGGTGATCGTCGAGCCACGGACCGCGGAGGGGCCTTCCCTCCCGACGCCTCGGGCGATGGCCTCGGCGCTGGCGTGCTGGGCCCGCTGA